The following proteins are encoded in a genomic region of Cetobacterium sp. 8H:
- the csm5 gene encoding type III-A CRISPR-associated RAMP protein Csm5, with amino-acid sequence MKFGTMDLDSSLYELIPITPIHIGSGNELLPYNYVIKNGVYYKIDITEIYESLPEKEKETFEREIGKGIINFRSYLNRIYNEKLGYIYKGEVEESFNEVYCRKLNGAVRINEENQLIIKEFIESFKGKYIPGSSIKGALRTAFLSEEGDDINYKLGRKKDSKTAPFVLLDDSGKFPITNKRQVADKAKEIEAKILKIRRLDPKADPFKNISVGDTSVVEDAVKVFSMERVSKNPEKNSMPMGNIEGVKSLLSCGKEISFTFRMSFKNYREGTFKGKVRDIIKETNILQKNLFGYLNAKARKILDDELVFFKENKNKESEKVCKEIEKILNKIMEESPEDEALIRIGQGAGFNSSTFNLYNKGRNIKINDPKTKVVTDIYPMGWALIRKK; translated from the coding sequence ATGAAATTCGGAACTATGGATTTAGATAGCTCATTATATGAACTTATTCCAATAACTCCCATACATATTGGCAGTGGAAATGAGCTCTTGCCTTATAATTATGTAATAAAAAATGGTGTCTATTACAAGATTGATATAACCGAGATTTATGAATCTTTACCTGAAAAAGAGAAAGAGACCTTTGAAAGGGAGATTGGAAAAGGGATTATAAATTTTAGAAGTTATTTAAATCGAATTTATAATGAAAAGTTAGGATATATATATAAGGGAGAGGTTGAAGAGAGTTTCAATGAAGTTTACTGTAGAAAATTAAATGGTGCAGTGAGAATTAATGAAGAAAATCAACTGATTATTAAAGAGTTTATAGAGAGTTTTAAAGGGAAATATATTCCAGGAAGCTCTATAAAAGGTGCTCTTAGAACTGCTTTTTTATCAGAAGAGGGTGACGATATAAACTATAAACTTGGAAGGAAAAAGGATAGTAAAACAGCTCCCTTTGTACTTTTAGATGATAGTGGAAAGTTTCCAATAACCAACAAAAGACAGGTGGCAGATAAGGCTAAAGAGATTGAAGCAAAGATTTTAAAAATTAGAAGATTGGATCCTAAAGCTGATCCTTTTAAAAATATCTCTGTGGGAGATACCTCTGTTGTAGAGGATGCGGTTAAAGTTTTTTCAATGGAGAGAGTTTCTAAAAATCCAGAAAAAAATAGTATGCCTATGGGAAATATTGAGGGAGTTAAGTCTCTTTTAAGTTGCGGTAAAGAGATTAGTTTTACTTTTAGAATGTCTTTTAAAAATTATAGAGAAGGGACATTTAAAGGAAAAGTAAGAGATATTATAAAGGAAACAAATATACTTCAAAAGAATTTATTTGGCTACTTAAATGCTAAAGCTAGAAAAATTTTAGATGATGAGTTAGTTTTTTTTAAAGAGAATAAAAATAAAGAGTCCGAAAAAGTCTGTAAAGAGATAGAGAAAATTTTGAATAAAATTATGGAAGAATCTCCTGAAGATGAGGCTTTAATTAGAATTGGACAAGGTGCGGGGTTTAATTCATCTACATTTAATCTTTATAACAAGGGAAGAAATATTAAGATAAACGATCCTAAAACTAAGGTGGTAACTGATATCTATCCTATGGGATGGGCACTTATTAGAAAAAAATAA